In the genome of Cryptomeria japonica chromosome 8, Sugi_1.0, whole genome shotgun sequence, one region contains:
- the LOC131857743 gene encoding pre-rRNA-processing protein ESF2-like: MGDVSDEEEEEEEEEEFQEAEGEEQIDPEEQRTIRLLKAMKGDQYKVRVDLPVYGGNLNEEELLDWIAAMDTYFESEDIPDDQKVKVAKNKLKGHAPLWWDYEKAERRKK; the protein is encoded by the exons ATGGGAG ATgtgagtgatgaagaggaagaagaagaagaagaagaagagttccaAGAAGCAGAAGGGGAAGAGCAGATAGATCCTGAAGAGCAGAGGACAATCAGATTATTGAAGGCAATGAAAGGTGATCAGTATAAGGTAAGAGTTGATTTACCTGTGTATGGCGGGAATCTGAATGAGGAAGAACTACTAGATTGGATTGCAGCCATGGACACTTACTTTGAAAGTGAAGATATACCTGATGATCAAAAGGTCAAGGTAGCAAAGAACAAATTGAAAGGACATGCACCTCTATGGTGGGACTATGAGAAGGCAGAGAGGAGAAAGAAATGA